Part of the Ctenopharyngodon idella isolate HZGC_01 chromosome 24, HZGC01, whole genome shotgun sequence genome, ATGCTTGGGAGCTGAGGAAAGGTGTGTGACGGTGGCGCTTTGACCTTGTTATTGAATCAGCAGCTGTGCATTCGACTGCTGAGCTTGTAAAGCAAGAATTTACTctcataaatttattttaatggccaTATGTTGACTTGAATGCTGCTCTTTAAGATTGCTATGTTTCAGAAAGTGAATTCCGTAGCAAGCAATATCTCAGCAAAATGAGATATATAATGCTCCCCATTtttccctatatatatatatatatatctccttTTAGCATGTTCTGAAATATCACCCTGTAACTATAATACGCCATTATACAAGTAGGTTTCCGTCATTAATCATTACAGATGAATCTATATTGTCACAGCCTGtagtttttgtttgcttttttatgatTCATAACCTGTAAAGCTGGTTTAGTTTAATCCGTTGGAATCAAATTTATGACCGTCTGTTTATCTTTAACCTAAAAAGTTTTTGGAACAAGGAAGTGTTTGCTCTTGCATCAAGGAAGACAATTTCAACAGAATGACACCCATCTGGTGTCTGTGGAGTAAATGTGTGTCGTCTTTTGTTTTGCTTCAGGAATGAACACTTTGATCGGTTACGACTTGGTACCTGAGCCAAAGATCCTGGAGGCAGCACTGAGAGCCTGTCGAAGGCTAGACGATTTAGCCAGTGCCATCCGCATTCTTGAGGCAGTCAAGGTCATTAAATCTCTCTGTGCAACTGCAGAATACACCACCACAGCAACATTATTCACTTCAAgggatcgttcacccaaaaatgaaaattctgtcatcatttactcatccttaagtagttccaaacctgtatgaatttctttgttctgctgaactatacctttaatttcttgaagctgcatttaacttgatttttctgaaaatgaataataaaaaagcatattttttttatttaaaaaataagaattattttacaaatttaatttaaattttactcatactctttattttttctcttttttttacacAGGACAAAGCTGGCCCACACAAAGAAATCTACCCCTACCTTATCCAAGAGCTGCAGCCTACCCTCAGTGAGCTTGGTATCCCTACACCTGAGGAACTTGGCATTGACAAAGTATAGATGTCTGCGATTGTGGTGAGTATTAACGTGCATGATGTATTGTTTTTCCTTATTTGTGTTtccttatttgttttttaacatgatttCCGTTGTATCTTCACTTTTTACCTGCAGTCTTCCAGAGGACTGCTGCTCTTGTCTGGACCGAGAAGACCACAGTACTTGAAGTCTTTGCCTCATGTCATGGTGTTTGTGTTATATTTAACTGGCCTTTATTATGTTCTTTTGCTTGTAAAATATTGATGGACCTAATAAAGGGAGATATATCTTTACTCAATCTTGTTGTGTTGTATCTGATGCCTCAGATTTGTTGTATTAACTGCTTActggtgaaaaaatactatggtaatttatagtaaatactatagtgtttttgaaccatactatagtaggatactgtacatatatattacagtatttacaacactttgctAATGAATGCTACatcatactgtagtattaactatagtgaactgataaactgtagtgtactttagtttttaatacagtaaactgtagtgtatattgtagtataatataccctaaagttgtagaaaactaagtacagtattgggtaaagtaatttgtttatattactatggttatgttaccacagcaactatagaattaccacaacaaattaatttagtatggttcaaaaactatagtgttataaataactagtattttttcacctgggaagttttgtttttgtttctttaaatcGTTATAATCACAAAAGTGAAAATCTATCcacattatttttcaatgaGGAAGTCTCTGTTAAATGTTTAGAGAACCTacaatattttgtgtatttggAATTGAATGAAAAGCGAACTATTTCCTGTGAATGTGCGCGACTTCCACTTCATTAGCTGctaataactagaagaataacaaagcGATGTGAACGGTAAAACCATTTGCGTTACAAAACAGTGTTTATAATTATACGACGATAATTAATATGATAAACATTAATTTGTAACCTCAAACAGCATAACGGACAGTTAAAATAACTGAGACCGGAAGTCTCGCACATATTCGAGGTAAAAAAATTAACGCGTCCGCgcttactttaaaaataaaatggtttgttaacagtttttgtttttctgcctGACACCAGCTATATAGTAAACGTTATAGCATTTTTGAATCACTAGGGGGCGCAGCAGGTATGCTTTCAACTTAAATCATATATCAAAGTAAAAATTACACTCAAAAGTTTTGATGTATACTTTTTGGGGATTTTGGgtaaaaaacctttttttttttttttttttttca contains:
- the LOC127507352 gene encoding cytochrome c oxidase subunit 5A, mitochondrial, with translation MFRAALRLSVSGARSLTRSRPQYTASIAARSYSHGKQETDEEFDARWVTYFNKPDIDAWELRKGMNTLIGYDLVPEPKILEAALRACRRLDDLASAIRILEAVKDKAGPHKEIYPYLIQELQPTLSELGIPTPEELGIDKV